One genomic region from Fictibacillus marinisediminis encodes:
- a CDS encoding VanW family protein, with translation MAQPEFKNTRFFMIFGILCLSSFFIFGVSLYGSNLYNKSFGEEIKNKGVHVGPVSLENKTNAEAEGLLDKKVADWKMSSSILLAYNEKQVILPADAVAFRISDSLNQAKEGDNPLLVDVKQEKVTASLKKFKNKGLEKSLNMDLLLHQIRETASILASGQTVLKLGDFYAEQNLEPVKVSTAKVPLEYEYFLLEDWVKALNGYQIEPGAIFSLREVMEKKGLQPKDSDDLALLASSIYSAVAKSNFEMIERNTSRELPGFIKLGFEAAVDPDEQDLVFQNPNPGSYILDTSYKKKMVTVSLVGAPFPFTYKTSVKKTVYDPRTIVQYDKDMDPGAIELLQAGEKGVLAAVFRAAYDGAGKIVEKTKLSEDFYPPVPRMEKRGFPIETATDGTSPADPVTADPGSSTDPGTATDPGPSTPAVPGTQGTVTYPPIPETRSGDIARKRLNDSNTQSAAGQNNVQSDKGDKQE, from the coding sequence TTGGCGCAACCAGAATTTAAGAACACACGGTTTTTTATGATTTTTGGTATTCTTTGCCTTTCCTCCTTTTTTATTTTTGGCGTTTCTCTCTACGGCTCAAACTTATACAATAAATCATTCGGAGAAGAAATTAAAAATAAGGGGGTTCATGTAGGGCCGGTTTCTTTGGAAAATAAAACAAACGCAGAGGCAGAAGGGTTACTTGATAAGAAGGTTGCTGATTGGAAAATGAGTTCAAGCATCCTTTTGGCTTATAACGAAAAACAAGTTATTCTCCCTGCTGATGCCGTGGCTTTTCGGATCTCCGACAGCCTGAACCAGGCGAAAGAAGGTGACAATCCTCTTCTCGTTGATGTAAAGCAGGAAAAAGTGACAGCCTCTTTAAAAAAATTTAAAAATAAGGGTCTGGAAAAATCATTGAATATGGATTTGCTTCTCCACCAAATAAGAGAGACGGCATCCATTCTTGCTTCCGGCCAGACCGTACTTAAACTTGGAGACTTTTATGCTGAACAAAATCTTGAACCAGTTAAAGTAAGCACAGCTAAAGTGCCATTGGAATATGAATATTTTTTATTGGAGGACTGGGTCAAAGCACTAAACGGCTATCAAATTGAACCGGGTGCTATCTTTTCTTTGCGTGAAGTCATGGAGAAAAAGGGCCTTCAGCCGAAAGATTCCGATGATCTGGCTCTTCTTGCAAGCTCAATATATTCGGCGGTAGCTAAGTCCAATTTTGAAATGATTGAAAGGAATACTTCCAGGGAGCTTCCTGGTTTTATTAAACTGGGCTTTGAAGCAGCAGTTGATCCTGATGAGCAGGATCTCGTATTCCAAAATCCGAATCCGGGTTCTTATATCCTTGACACGAGCTATAAAAAGAAAATGGTCACAGTTTCTCTTGTCGGAGCTCCATTTCCTTTTACATATAAAACATCGGTTAAGAAAACGGTATATGATCCCAGAACGATCGTTCAATATGACAAAGATATGGACCCTGGCGCTATCGAGCTTTTACAGGCAGGAGAGAAGGGGGTTTTGGCTGCGGTTTTCAGAGCAGCTTATGATGGGGCAGGCAAAATCGTTGAAAAAACAAAGCTTTCAGAGGATTTCTATCCTCCGGTTCCTCGGATGGAAAAACGCGGGTTTCCGATAGAAACGGCAACAGACGGTACATCTCCTGCCGATCCGGTAACGGCGGATCCAGGCAGTTCAACAGATCCCGGAACAGCAACGGACCCGGGGCCTTCAACACCTGCTGTTCCAGGGACTCAAGGAACCGTAACGTATCCGCCGATACCCGAAACACGCTCTGGTGATATCGCAAGAAAAAGATTGAATGATTCAAACACACAATCTGCGGCTGGCCAGAATAACGTTCAGTCGGATAAAGGAGATAAACAGGAGTGA
- a CDS encoding type II secretion system protein: protein MRKLMQKYLKNEEGLTLIELLVVVVILGIIAGIAVLSIGGILDNSKKDAHVGNAKQMINAAKMAVTADPDNYTGTKYLSLNFLQKQGYLDDIADPDKTSGGYTTSADTAPTAEAPAGSYVVVTKTTTNNYTYSVKLINGTRGVKNTDGSPVTENFVKRDKVN, encoded by the coding sequence ATGCGTAAGTTAATGCAAAAGTATTTGAAGAATGAAGAAGGTTTAACACTTATTGAGCTTTTGGTTGTCGTAGTTATTTTGGGGATCATTGCAGGGATTGCTGTTTTGAGTATTGGTGGGATTCTAGATAACTCTAAGAAGGATGCTCATGTTGGTAACGCAAAGCAAATGATAAACGCGGCAAAAATGGCAGTTACAGCAGATCCTGATAATTATACTGGTACCAAATATTTATCCTTGAATTTTTTACAGAAACAAGGATATTTGGATGATATTGCTGATCCTGATAAAACATCAGGTGGATACACTACTTCAGCTGATACTGCACCAACGGCAGAAGCACCTGCTGGATCCTATGTGGTAGTGACTAAAACTACAACTAATAACTACACATACTCTGTTAAATTAATAAATGGAACTAGAGGAGTTAAAAATACGGATGGCAGCCCTGTCACAGAAAATTTTGTGAAACGAGACAAAGTTAACTAA
- a CDS encoding type II secretion system F family protein: MPQFQYTGRDRTGKKKTGAIIGISKREAVLKLREKGIAVMELQEAKQTLLNKEISIGPRVKSQQFVIFLRQFSTLLKAGVSVVDSTSILAGQTESKALKKVLIDVEEELRQGNPLSAAMGKHLAIFPSIVINMIAAGELGGSLEETLSRLADFFEKQHYTRQKIISAMTYPAIVGVVAVGVVIFLLAKVVPTFASMLEEAGGELPGITKFVLSASHIVQGYWWIILVLVFLFSLSIYLIRKKPSSKYYLDYAMLKLPLFGKMLQKSSLARMARTLSSLFSSSVPVLQALSIVEKVVENEVVARVLRQSRGALERGQRLAEPMKEHWIFPPLVTQMIAIGEETGSLDAMLGKVADFYEKEVETATDRLKSLIEPLMIVFLASVVGTIVISIIVPMFKIYDSVGK; encoded by the coding sequence ATGCCGCAATTTCAATATACCGGCAGGGACAGGACCGGAAAAAAGAAAACCGGCGCCATTATCGGAATTTCAAAACGGGAAGCAGTGCTCAAGCTCCGTGAGAAAGGCATCGCGGTCATGGAGCTGCAAGAAGCAAAACAGACTCTCCTCAACAAAGAGATTTCCATCGGGCCGAGGGTAAAGTCCCAGCAGTTTGTAATTTTTCTTCGGCAGTTTTCCACCTTGCTGAAGGCCGGTGTCTCGGTGGTTGACTCAACTTCAATCCTTGCCGGCCAGACCGAAAGCAAGGCATTGAAAAAGGTGCTGATTGATGTGGAAGAAGAGCTGAGACAGGGGAATCCACTCTCGGCAGCGATGGGGAAACACCTTGCCATCTTTCCTTCCATCGTCATCAATATGATTGCCGCTGGAGAGCTTGGGGGTAGTCTGGAGGAAACGTTATCCAGACTTGCTGATTTTTTTGAGAAGCAGCACTACACGAGGCAGAAGATCATTTCAGCGATGACGTATCCGGCCATAGTAGGAGTCGTCGCAGTTGGGGTAGTTATATTCTTGCTGGCTAAGGTTGTGCCGACGTTTGCTTCCATGCTTGAAGAGGCTGGAGGAGAGCTTCCAGGTATTACGAAGTTCGTTCTCTCAGCCAGTCATATTGTTCAGGGATACTGGTGGATTATCTTGGTCCTTGTTTTTCTATTTTCTCTATCAATCTATCTCATCAGAAAAAAACCATCTAGTAAATATTACCTAGATTATGCTATGTTAAAATTACCATTATTCGGTAAAATGTTACAAAAATCCTCATTGGCACGGATGGCTCGAACACTGAGTTCGCTGTTCTCCAGTTCAGTTCCTGTGCTGCAGGCTTTATCGATAGTGGAAAAGGTGGTAGAAAATGAGGTGGTTGCCCGAGTACTTAGACAATCAAGAGGTGCGCTTGAGAGAGGGCAGCGTTTAGCTGAACCAATGAAAGAACACTGGATCTTTCCACCGCTTGTTACACAGATGATCGCAATCGGTGAGGAAACAGGATCGCTCGATGCCATGCTTGGAAAAGTAGCTGATTTCTATGAAAAAGAAGTTGAAACCGCGACCGACCGGCTCAAATCCTTAATTGAACCGCTCATGATCGTCTTTCTTGCCTCAGTGGTCGGAACAATTGTTATATCCATCATTGTGCCTATGTTTAAAATCTATGATTCTGTCGGAAAGTAG
- a CDS encoding GspE/PulE family protein yields MISQRKRLGDILVDAGLLSEEQLMQTLKEKTKSQKLGDALIERGYITEQQLIEVLEFQLGIPHISLFRYPIEEPIVSIVPGDVAKRYQLIPLKKEGDKLLVAMADPMDFTAIDDLRLSTGFQIERAIATKDDILKAHNKFYNMDESMSELMDLLPQGSVLSDESRIMEEDSPIVKLVNQIILQAVLQKASDIHFDPQETKLAVRYRLDGMLKTDRNLPKHMQNMLTARIKIMANLNITESRLPQDGRIKMNAEMHPVDLRVSTLPTIYGEKIVLRILDLGSSLNNLDNLGFNKLNYQRFTQLIEQPNGIVLITGPTGSGKSSTLYAALNRLNDEESNIVTVEDPVEYQLEGVNQIQVNSNVGLTFANGLRAILRQDPDVVMVGEIRDTETAEIAVRASLTGHLVLSTIHTNDSIGTIARLTDMGVEPFLVAASLSGIVAQRLVRRVCRDCQKQYKATEREKEIFSKRGMKIEIVTRGKGCGTCNMTGYKGRLAIHEILVVDEHIRQLIMNNRPMLEVREYALKSGTIFLIDDGLLKVKKGLTTTEEILRVATSE; encoded by the coding sequence ATGATAAGCCAGCGAAAAAGACTTGGTGACATTTTGGTTGATGCCGGACTCCTTTCGGAAGAGCAGTTGATGCAGACGTTAAAGGAGAAAACAAAATCACAAAAGCTCGGCGATGCGCTTATCGAGAGAGGCTACATCACAGAGCAGCAGCTGATCGAAGTGCTTGAATTTCAGCTCGGCATCCCGCATATCAGCCTTTTCCGCTATCCCATCGAGGAACCGATCGTATCGATTGTGCCAGGCGACGTGGCCAAGAGGTACCAGCTCATTCCTCTAAAAAAAGAAGGAGACAAACTGCTCGTCGCGATGGCTGATCCGATGGATTTTACAGCGATCGATGACCTGCGTCTGTCGACAGGATTTCAGATTGAGCGTGCCATTGCGACGAAAGACGATATCTTAAAGGCGCATAACAAGTTTTATAACATGGATGAATCGATGAGCGAGCTAATGGACCTGCTTCCGCAAGGTTCAGTTTTGAGCGATGAGAGCCGCATCATGGAAGAAGATTCGCCGATCGTAAAGCTCGTTAACCAGATCATCCTGCAGGCGGTGCTTCAAAAGGCGTCAGACATCCATTTTGATCCGCAGGAAACGAAATTAGCTGTGCGCTACAGGCTCGACGGTATGCTGAAAACAGACCGGAATCTGCCGAAACACATGCAGAACATGCTGACTGCCAGAATTAAAATCATGGCTAACTTGAACATTACCGAAAGCCGGCTTCCTCAGGACGGCAGGATAAAAATGAATGCGGAAATGCATCCGGTAGATCTGCGTGTCTCCACACTTCCGACCATATATGGAGAAAAAATCGTTCTTCGTATCCTGGATCTGGGAAGCTCTCTGAACAATTTGGATAACCTCGGCTTCAACAAGCTGAACTATCAAAGATTTACGCAGCTGATCGAGCAGCCCAACGGCATCGTATTGATCACAGGTCCGACGGGTTCCGGAAAGTCATCCACGCTGTATGCCGCGCTTAATCGTCTGAACGATGAAGAGTCTAACATTGTTACGGTTGAAGACCCGGTAGAATACCAGCTCGAGGGCGTCAACCAGATTCAAGTAAACAGCAATGTCGGACTGACATTTGCCAACGGTCTGAGAGCGATCCTGAGGCAGGATCCCGATGTTGTCATGGTCGGTGAGATCCGGGATACGGAAACAGCAGAAATCGCCGTGCGGGCTTCCTTAACAGGACACCTTGTATTAAGTACGATTCATACGAACGATTCGATCGGCACGATTGCCCGATTAACGGATATGGGCGTTGAGCCGTTCCTCGTGGCCGCTTCTCTGTCCGGAATCGTAGCACAGCGCCTCGTACGCAGAGTGTGCCGGGACTGCCAGAAGCAATATAAAGCGACAGAACGTGAAAAAGAGATCTTTTCCAAGAGGGGCATGAAGATCGAGATTGTGACTCGCGGCAAAGGATGCGGAACATGCAACATGACAGGCTACAAAGGGCGCCTTGCTATTCACGAGATCTTAGTCGTGGACGAGCATATCCGGCAGCTCATCATGAATAACCGCCCGATGCTTGAAGTCCGTGAATATGCCTTAAAGAGCGGCACTATCTTTTTGATCGATGACGGGCTGCTTAAAGTGAAAAAAGGACTAACAACCACTGAAGAGATCCTGCGGGTAGCCACGAGTGAGTAG
- the radC gene encoding RadC family protein has product MIRDYPVQERPRERMLNSGPETLANHELLAILLRTGSKNESVIQLANRIIQHFEGLRFLKDATIGELKEIHGIGDAKAVELLAAIELGRRISRLPFDERFAIRSPDDGAQYMMDELRFLQQEHFVCLYLNTKNQIIHKKTIFIGSLNSSIVHPREVFKEGFRRSAASIICFHNHPSGDPAPSREDIDVTKRLAECGKMLGIELLDHIIIGDLKYVSLKEKGYV; this is encoded by the coding sequence ATGATTCGAGATTATCCTGTACAAGAGCGGCCGCGTGAGCGAATGCTCAACAGCGGGCCGGAAACCCTGGCGAACCATGAACTCCTGGCTATATTATTGAGAACCGGATCAAAGAACGAATCTGTCATTCAGCTTGCGAACCGAATCATTCAGCATTTTGAAGGGCTTCGTTTTTTGAAAGACGCAACGATTGGTGAATTGAAAGAAATTCACGGAATTGGGGATGCGAAAGCCGTTGAGCTTCTCGCGGCCATTGAATTGGGAAGGCGCATCAGCCGATTGCCGTTTGACGAACGGTTTGCGATCCGCTCACCTGACGATGGGGCTCAATACATGATGGATGAACTGCGCTTCCTTCAGCAGGAGCATTTTGTCTGTCTCTATTTAAATACAAAAAATCAAATCATCCACAAGAAAACGATTTTCATTGGAAGCCTGAATTCATCGATCGTCCATCCTAGGGAAGTTTTCAAGGAAGGATTCAGAAGGTCTGCGGCTTCCATTATTTGTTTCCACAATCACCCAAGCGGTGACCCCGCTCCGAGCAGGGAAGACATCGACGTTACAAAAAGATTAGCAGAATGCGGAAAAATGCTCGGAATTGAGCTTTTGGACCACATTATTATCGGCGATTTAAAATATGTAAGTTTAAAAGAAAAAGGTTATGTTTAA
- a CDS encoding type IV pilus twitching motility protein PilT — protein sequence MKEKLELWLRAAFQLRASDVHLTVGMPPVFRINGDLKKYGTEPLLPEDTYGIARSIIPSESYETFKEKGELDFSYGIKGVSRFRINTYHQRSCVSLAIRVIPTSIPTLEDLALPDTLKKMAARPQGLILVTGPTGSGKSTTQASIIDYMNRTMRRHIITLEDPIEYLHRHNTCIIDQREVGFDTTNFANGLRSSLRQDPDVILLGEMRDLETISTAITAAETGHLVLGTLHTSSAPSTIDRIIDVFPPNQQGQIRIQLASVLVGILSQRLFPTPDKNGRKAVTEILLNNSAVANLIRNEKIHQIHNVMQTSKASGMHTFEMSLKEALERQEILRESAEPYLQERSY from the coding sequence ATGAAAGAAAAATTGGAATTATGGCTGAGGGCAGCTTTTCAGCTGAGAGCATCGGATGTTCACTTAACCGTTGGCATGCCGCCGGTTTTCCGAATCAATGGTGATTTAAAAAAATACGGAACCGAGCCGCTGCTGCCGGAAGACACGTACGGGATTGCCCGGTCGATTATTCCTTCAGAAAGCTATGAAACATTCAAAGAAAAGGGAGAACTTGATTTTTCCTACGGCATAAAAGGAGTATCCCGTTTCAGGATCAATACATACCATCAGCGGTCGTGTGTCAGTCTGGCGATCCGGGTTATTCCTACAAGCATCCCGACTCTGGAGGATCTTGCACTTCCGGATACGTTAAAAAAGATGGCAGCAAGGCCACAAGGGCTGATCCTGGTAACAGGGCCGACGGGAAGCGGGAAATCAACCACTCAAGCTTCTATCATTGATTATATGAACCGCACGATGCGACGCCATATCATCACACTTGAAGACCCGATCGAGTACTTGCACCGGCACAATACGTGCATCATCGACCAGCGTGAAGTCGGGTTTGATACGACTAACTTTGCTAACGGGCTTCGTTCCTCGCTCAGACAGGATCCTGATGTCATTCTTCTGGGGGAAATGAGAGATTTGGAGACGATCTCAACAGCCATAACAGCTGCGGAAACAGGGCATTTGGTGTTAGGAACGCTTCATACAAGCAGTGCACCGTCCACGATCGACCGGATCATTGACGTGTTTCCGCCGAATCAGCAGGGACAGATTCGTATTCAGCTGGCTTCCGTGCTGGTCGGTATTCTTTCACAGCGTTTGTTCCCAACTCCTGATAAGAATGGAAGAAAAGCCGTAACAGAAATTCTATTAAACAACTCTGCAGTTGCCAACTTGATCCGCAATGAGAAAATTCACCAGATCCATAATGTCATGCAGACGAGCAAGGCATCAGGCATGCATACCTTTGAGATGTCGCTGAAGGAAGCGTTGGAACGGCAGGAGATATTAAGAGAATCAGCTGAACCTTACCTCCAGGAGAGGAGTTACTAG
- a CDS encoding prepilin peptidase encodes MQTIFLLLSTYGLVFGSFFNVVGLRIPNNESIVHPGSRCTTCDRNLTWYELIPVFSWVFQKGKCRGCQTKISALYPVIEISTAILFTISPLLVGWSKELLVSWCLISLLVIITVSDIKYMTIPDKVLLFFTPVFIVLRVFIPLDPWWDPVAGFALGFGLLFLIAVVSKGGMGGGDIKLMGVVGIVLGWKATLLAFMLATLFGAVLGVAGLALKLVKRGQPIPFGPYIVLGTLVSYFFYHEIIKWYFQLMN; translated from the coding sequence ATGCAAACAATATTTCTATTATTAAGTACTTATGGATTAGTATTCGGATCCTTCTTTAACGTAGTCGGCTTGCGCATCCCAAACAACGAGTCGATCGTACACCCAGGCTCCCGCTGCACAACCTGCGACCGTAACCTTACCTGGTACGAACTGATTCCTGTATTCTCTTGGGTTTTCCAAAAGGGGAAATGCAGGGGCTGTCAAACGAAAATATCAGCTCTCTACCCTGTAATAGAAATATCCACCGCAATTCTTTTTACGATTTCGCCATTGTTGGTGGGATGGTCAAAGGAACTGCTTGTTTCCTGGTGTCTGATCTCGCTCCTTGTTATTATCACGGTTTCAGATATCAAATATATGACCATTCCAGATAAGGTGCTATTATTCTTTACTCCCGTTTTTATTGTTTTGCGCGTTTTTATACCGCTTGATCCCTGGTGGGATCCTGTTGCTGGCTTTGCTCTCGGTTTCGGGCTGCTGTTCCTCATTGCTGTTGTATCAAAAGGAGGAATGGGCGGAGGAGACATCAAGCTGATGGGAGTTGTTGGCATCGTCCTTGGCTGGAAGGCAACGTTGCTAGCTTTTATGCTGGCCACGCTGTTTGGAGCAGTGCTCGGGGTTGCGGGTTTGGCGTTAAAGCTTGTGAAAAGAGGGCAGCCGATTCCATTTGGCCCCTATATTGTACTTGGTACTCTCGTATCCTACTTTTTTTATCATGAGATCATCAAATGGTACTTTCAATTAATGAACTGA
- a CDS encoding Maf family protein, producing the protein MKRLILASSSPRRKELLSMNLLSYEVIPSTIQEVMDPSLSPEELVCSLARQKAEDVFGLHSEHVVLGADTIVVNNGTVLGKPAGREEAFAALRSLSGRTHTVYTGVCILSEGVERLFSVSTDVTFWELSEAEIEYYVNSGEPFDKAGSYGIQGLGARLVQSIAGDFYSVVGLPVSRVVRELESFGISAVSQEDDI; encoded by the coding sequence ATGAAACGCCTCATACTAGCCTCTTCTTCACCTCGAAGAAAAGAACTTCTTTCAATGAACCTTCTCTCGTACGAAGTTATTCCAAGTACTATTCAAGAGGTCATGGATCCCTCATTGTCACCTGAAGAGCTTGTTTGTTCGCTTGCCAGGCAAAAAGCGGAAGATGTATTTGGGCTGCACTCAGAACATGTGGTGCTTGGTGCAGATACGATTGTTGTGAACAATGGTACCGTATTGGGAAAACCGGCGGGGAGGGAAGAAGCCTTTGCTGCTCTCCGTTCGCTCTCAGGCCGGACCCATACTGTGTATACAGGTGTCTGCATTCTGTCCGAAGGTGTAGAACGTTTGTTTTCAGTTTCTACAGACGTAACGTTTTGGGAACTTTCAGAAGCAGAGATCGAATATTATGTGAACAGCGGAGAACCGTTTGATAAAGCCGGCAGTTATGGGATCCAGGGATTGGGCGCAAGGCTCGTCCAGTCGATCGCCGGAGATTTTTACAGCGTGGTGGGATTGCCAGTATCCAGAGTAGTAAGGGAGCTTGAAAGCTTTGGAATCAGCGCAGTCAGTCAGGAAGATGACATTTAA
- the pilM gene encoding type IV pilus biogenesis protein PilM, whose translation MAWGLASFNRRKANLFIQDHVIRFVDFKQPETLDIRQFGEKYLPEGLIKDGKIQDHETLSLILEECVSDWGIKGREVQFNVPDAKLVMRKQNLPSELKEEEIKGYLYLELGSTIHVPFDNPVFDYVILNRSESSLEILLFAAAEEIVSDYTSMLEQAKLKPVVADASFLALYRYIFHRNLADQEEHILCLQFDIQSIQLSIFHQHKPYFFNHLKMDVDLSNVTFNHAHNSQAAFWDGEPGYLHGEIDDMMLEIDRIAGHYRNNLSLGQESVTKILLTGEHPELIYVKEKLSARFSVPIVIISSESNQRISADLPSRFDVVLGLGLKEVQHVS comes from the coding sequence ATGGCATGGGGATTGGCTTCATTTAACCGCAGGAAAGCAAACTTATTCATACAGGATCATGTCATTCGTTTCGTGGATTTTAAGCAGCCGGAAACGCTTGATATTCGTCAATTTGGGGAAAAGTATCTGCCTGAAGGGCTTATTAAGGATGGTAAAATTCAGGATCATGAAACACTTTCTCTTATTTTGGAAGAGTGTGTTAGTGACTGGGGGATTAAAGGGAGAGAAGTGCAATTTAATGTGCCTGATGCAAAACTCGTGATGCGCAAACAAAACCTGCCCTCTGAATTGAAAGAGGAGGAGATCAAGGGGTACCTTTATTTGGAATTGGGTTCCACCATCCATGTGCCGTTTGATAATCCTGTATTTGACTATGTGATCCTTAACCGATCGGAGTCTTCTCTCGAAATATTGCTGTTTGCGGCGGCAGAAGAAATTGTGTCGGATTACACTTCGATGCTTGAACAGGCGAAATTGAAGCCCGTTGTTGCGGATGCTTCCTTCTTGGCGCTGTACCGTTATATTTTTCATCGCAATTTGGCGGATCAAGAGGAACACATCCTTTGCCTTCAGTTTGATATCCAGTCGATACAGCTTAGTATCTTTCATCAGCATAAACCATACTTCTTCAATCATTTGAAAATGGATGTGGATCTGTCAAACGTTACATTTAACCATGCACATAACAGCCAAGCGGCCTTTTGGGACGGAGAACCTGGATATTTGCATGGTGAAATTGATGATATGATGCTGGAAATTGACCGGATTGCCGGACACTATCGAAACAATTTAAGTTTGGGACAAGAAAGTGTGACGAAAATTCTGTTGACCGGTGAACACCCAGAACTGATTTATGTGAAAGAGAAGCTTTCTGCCAGGTTTTCCGTTCCAATTGTAATTATTTCTTCTGAATCCAACCAGAGAATTTCAGCAGATCTTCCATCCCGGTTTGATGTCGTGCTTGGCCTTGGTTTGAAAGAGGTGCAGCATGTTAGTTGA
- a CDS encoding PilN domain-containing protein yields MLVDINLLPRKERSSFSSKLLPMGVLVILLVGSIWLGVDYYLAKQEVNQTRNDLKQEKQMADIQKQNAISTKPAVASAPLQEKIDYIKGMEIPAAELLQHLVSFLPERGYFITYKYDGGKDISIAVQFDTLPDSAQYLHELSSSPNFTDAELEKVESKKLETDELKGEKNVLPRYLATYKLTLNEAAFKDLKDGGKQ; encoded by the coding sequence ATGTTAGTTGATATCAATCTGCTGCCGCGAAAAGAGCGGTCATCTTTTTCATCCAAGCTGCTGCCCATGGGTGTTCTGGTCATACTGCTTGTAGGGAGCATCTGGCTTGGGGTGGATTATTATCTTGCAAAGCAAGAGGTTAACCAGACGCGGAATGACCTTAAACAAGAAAAGCAAATGGCTGATATTCAAAAGCAGAATGCGATAAGCACAAAGCCTGCCGTAGCGAGTGCGCCGCTTCAGGAAAAGATCGACTATATTAAAGGTATGGAAATACCAGCAGCCGAACTGCTTCAGCATCTTGTCTCTTTCCTGCCGGAGCGCGGCTATTTTATAACGTACAAATATGATGGCGGCAAAGATATTTCCATAGCTGTTCAGTTTGATACATTGCCTGATTCTGCACAGTACCTGCATGAGCTGTCATCATCTCCGAATTTTACGGATGCGGAGCTTGAAAAAGTGGAATCGAAAAAATTGGAAACAGATGAGCTTAAAGGTGAAAAAAATGTACTCCCAAGATACTTGGCGACCTATAAGCTGACGTTAAATGAAGCGGCATTTAAGGACTTAAAGGATGGCGGAAAACAATGA